The Niastella koreensis GR20-10 genome includes a window with the following:
- a CDS encoding GH36-type glycosyl hydrolase domain-containing protein yields the protein MRKYEEEPFRSELYASDQMDRHGKVLAKSHKLQKGKSADQLLKRLEDNEKILLEVRNLLVESIRNDKTITPASEWLLDNFYLIEEQVVIARKHLPKGYSEALPYLAEGMSAGMPRVYDIVLEIIAHSDGRVDVNSLTRFVANYQSETNLTLGELWAIPIMLRLAVIENLRRLAGKIALDVIDHNLSDHWSDKMIATAKDKPQDLILIIADMARSKPVLDSHFISCFTRKLQGNGPALALPLNWLEQQLSVFGSSSNDLVLQENQKQAIDQVSVRNSIGTLRFLVSTDWREFVETLSSVEQVFRQDKTGTYPLMNFATRDHYRHVVERISKSCDLSETEVAQNAIKLTYQNKTNDAYSKRKEHIGYYLIDKGLKEMEHACGMHYTLRLKFRRVAAKMPVFLYIFSIFSLAIAFAGGLFYIAFDYVHYNWKILSVVGILSFIGCLQLSVSLVNWLSTLWVKPQLLPKMDFSRGIPPEYRSMVVIPTMLSSESYIEELIEGLEIRYLSNREANLHFGLLTDFMDAISETMPDDVSLVELVKKRIKELNEKYTTPESDTFYLFHRPRKWNPTEKKWMGYERKRGKLSALNALLRERNRNEFSLVVGDQGILTNIRYVITLDSDTLLPRESVWKFVATMAHPLNHPIYDSNKKRVVAGYGILQPRVEPGIPKTSVSLYLRMQGNLSGIDPYTKASSDVYQDLFGEGSFIGKGIYDVDVFEQALEDRFPENRILSHDLLEGCYVRSGLLSDVHLYEESPSQYETDVKRHHRWIRGDWQIGAWMLPFISDSKGRLIRNRLSALSRWKIFDNLRRSLTPPALMLLLLVGWFEVPFAWFWTFVVTITVLLPLITAAGWQLINKPEDVTVTSHFVEVGISVRNFLIRFVFDLAVLPYEAFKNMDAIVRTNWRMIFTHKKLLQWTPYAASGIRSDNLQSSYEAMWITPSLSIITTILLAYINANALYVAAPILLLWLGAPAIAWRLSKKETEKKPNLSEAQYLFLHKSARRTWFFFEQFVNLESNWLPPDNFQEQPIAVVAHRTSPTNMGLSLLANLAAYDFGYISGSEMLKRCNSTISTMLKLERYRGHFYNWYDTLSLLPLHPKYISTVDSGNLVGHLLTLRQGLLSQIHEPVFSNRNYEGLVATVKIAEDISHEHDAKQIENILVVLNSIIDEKSNSLSVAKQHLNELLSLTSELSLLSSKTESELKKWPLKLLQQVKGLQCDLFQIIPWIHLLPVPQHLSELHALDEIPTLNDLRDHPELLLRSIDLYLQAEKDAQTIDWLTQMHECISNSITIADERIRSLVQLADQCEELSEVEYDFLYEKSTNLLRIGYNVEEQRKDNSYYDLLASEARLGIFVAIAQGKLPQDSWFALGRLLTNSGGDPILLSWSGSMFEYLMPQLVMPSYENTLLYQTNMATVKRQIEYGAQREVPWGISESGYNTVDANLNYQYRAFGVPGLGLKRGLEEDLVIAPYASMLALMVSPQKACNNLQTQFKQGFTGEYGFYEAIDYTPSRVPRGSTNSIVRSYMVHHQGMSLLSLAYLLLNKPMQKRFESELRFNATLLLLQERIPRTTIFYAHTSDIIETGIPAADVQVRSIGSPNTKLPEIQLLSNGPYQVMISNSGGGYSRWKNMAVTRWREDGTKDDLGIFCYIKDVNSGKFWSNTHQPTLQAAKSYEAIFSQGHVEFRRSDFGIHTKTEIVISPEDDTELRRIRITNETQSLKILEVTSYAEVVMATQASDEAHPAFSNLFVQTRIVREHNTIYCTRRPRSEEETPPWMFHLMHVNGSEVEDVSYETDRMQFIGRGRTLQHPQAIDAVLSGKEGSVLDPVMSIRYRILIKPNQTATVDLVYGIADNKEACENLMFKYQDRFLKNRAFELSWTHSQVLLRQINATESDAQLYNRLASSVIYSNSNLRADATVIQNNYRGQSGLWSHSVSGDLPIVLLHVYEQESVELVKQMVQAHAYWRLKGLFVDLVIWNEDYGSYRQFLQDQILGLITAEANTSGQQRVGNIYVKSADQLSSEDRLLFESVARIIISDNKGSLLEQVTNQISEKPLPSLLETKLISLPVQQRAISLPDDLLFFNGTGGFTKNGKEYKIIIDKNNTTPVPWVNVIANPQFGSVVSENGSAYTWAINAHEYRITPWSNDPVSDAGGEAFYLRDEETGTFWCPSPFPKKGDSPYIITHGFGYTIFEHIESGIHSEMSVFVDKDLPVKFVVLKLKNESGRERKLSAMGFLEIILGDVRSKTNVHVFSEQDKNTGALLFRNRYNPAFSERISYFKVEGGYNFSYTADRSEFIGRNRRLDDPQALYRKKLSGRTGAALDPCGALYVKFDLLNGAEKEIIFQIGNEKNIQEANALLQKFANRDAVIQSLQNVKEYWQQIIGAVQITTQDASLNVLANGWLIYQTVACRIFARSGFYQSGGAFGFRDQLQDVLALLHTQPVMAREQILLSASRQFAEGDVQHWWHPPEGRGVRTRCSDDLLWLPFVVSRYLTVTGDLDILQTQIGFLDSRPLNEGEDSLYDLPVTLNATGTLYEHCVRAIKYSHRFGVHGLPLIGAGDWNDGMDRVGNKGKGESVWLAFFFYDVLTKFISIATTNGDNLFAEACRKDAAILQSNIEKSGWDGEWYRRAYFDDGTPLGSKENVECRIDAIAQSWSVLSGAGNDERKKMAMNALDKFLVKRDLKIIQLLEPSFDANGPNPGYIRGYVPGVRENGGQYSHAAIWALMAFAAQKNHEKVWELFSMIQPIQHALDQNAVQVYKVEPYVMVADIYANESHKGRGGWTWYTGSAGWMYQFIISSLVGIELKKDQLIFNPCFPHEWPSIEIQYRYGQSIYHFTVFQLQVNVESWWKGESSEGKGNTIQLTDDGKEHRFEVHIQS from the coding sequence GTGCGAAAATACGAAGAAGAGCCTTTTCGGTCAGAACTCTATGCCTCAGATCAAATGGATCGTCATGGCAAAGTACTTGCGAAATCTCATAAACTTCAAAAAGGAAAATCTGCTGACCAACTATTGAAACGGTTAGAGGACAATGAAAAGATACTGCTGGAAGTACGTAATCTCCTTGTTGAAAGTATAAGGAATGATAAAACCATTACCCCCGCTTCTGAATGGCTTCTCGATAATTTCTACCTGATAGAAGAGCAGGTGGTTATTGCGAGAAAACATTTACCTAAAGGATATAGTGAGGCCTTACCTTATCTCGCTGAAGGTATGTCCGCAGGAATGCCCCGGGTATATGATATTGTTTTGGAAATTATTGCTCACAGTGACGGCCGTGTTGACGTTAACAGCTTAACTCGCTTTGTTGCCAATTACCAGTCAGAAACAAATCTTACACTTGGTGAATTATGGGCCATCCCCATTATGTTACGTTTGGCAGTCATTGAAAATTTACGCAGGCTTGCAGGCAAAATAGCCCTGGATGTAATTGATCATAATTTGTCTGATCATTGGTCAGATAAAATGATTGCTACTGCAAAGGACAAGCCCCAGGACCTGATTCTCATAATCGCTGACATGGCCCGATCAAAGCCTGTATTAGACAGTCATTTCATATCCTGTTTCACCCGCAAATTACAAGGAAACGGGCCTGCACTTGCGTTACCACTTAACTGGTTGGAGCAGCAGTTGTCTGTATTTGGAAGCAGCAGCAATGATCTTGTATTGCAGGAAAATCAAAAGCAGGCAATCGATCAGGTATCTGTGCGCAACAGTATTGGTACATTACGCTTCCTTGTATCCACAGACTGGCGGGAGTTTGTTGAAACACTTAGCAGTGTGGAACAAGTGTTTCGACAAGACAAAACAGGTACTTATCCCTTAATGAATTTTGCTACAAGAGATCATTATCGCCACGTCGTGGAGAGGATTTCAAAATCGTGCGACCTGTCTGAAACCGAAGTAGCCCAAAACGCCATTAAATTAACATATCAAAACAAAACCAATGATGCCTATTCCAAAAGAAAGGAGCATATCGGCTATTATTTAATTGATAAGGGCCTGAAAGAAATGGAACATGCCTGTGGCATGCATTATACTCTGCGCCTGAAATTCAGGCGGGTTGCAGCTAAAATGCCTGTGTTCTTATATATTTTTTCCATTTTTTCCCTGGCTATTGCCTTCGCCGGAGGGTTATTTTATATCGCATTTGATTATGTTCATTACAATTGGAAAATTTTATCTGTTGTTGGAATTCTTTCTTTCATAGGATGTTTACAATTATCGGTTTCGCTGGTCAATTGGCTTTCTACCCTTTGGGTAAAACCACAACTGCTTCCGAAGATGGATTTCTCGCGGGGAATTCCTCCAGAGTACCGTAGCATGGTGGTAATTCCAACAATGCTTTCAAGTGAATCCTATATTGAAGAATTGATCGAGGGACTGGAGATCAGATATCTTTCGAACAGGGAAGCGAATCTGCATTTTGGTCTGTTGACGGACTTTATGGACGCAATATCAGAAACGATGCCTGATGATGTAAGTCTGGTAGAATTAGTGAAGAAAAGAATTAAAGAATTAAATGAAAAATATACAACACCAGAGTCTGACACCTTCTATCTGTTTCATCGTCCGAGAAAATGGAATCCAACGGAAAAAAAATGGATGGGCTATGAACGAAAGAGGGGGAAACTATCTGCACTGAATGCCCTTTTAAGAGAACGAAACCGCAATGAATTTTCTTTGGTAGTTGGTGATCAGGGTATACTAACCAATATAAGATATGTAATCACTCTTGACTCGGATACACTGCTGCCAAGGGAATCTGTCTGGAAGTTTGTAGCAACAATGGCACACCCTTTAAATCATCCTATTTACGATTCCAACAAAAAAAGAGTGGTTGCCGGGTATGGAATTTTGCAACCCCGCGTGGAGCCAGGCATACCAAAAACATCCGTCTCACTGTATTTAAGAATGCAGGGCAATTTATCAGGCATTGATCCGTACACAAAAGCTTCCTCAGATGTGTACCAGGATCTTTTTGGTGAGGGTTCTTTCATTGGAAAAGGGATTTATGATGTAGATGTATTTGAACAGGCATTGGAAGACAGATTTCCGGAGAATCGTATATTAAGCCATGACCTGCTGGAAGGTTGTTATGTTCGCTCAGGTTTATTAAGTGATGTGCACCTGTATGAAGAAAGCCCTTCACAATATGAAACAGACGTAAAACGGCATCATCGATGGATAAGAGGCGACTGGCAAATTGGCGCCTGGATGCTTCCTTTCATTTCTGATAGTAAAGGGCGCCTGATCAGGAACAGGCTATCTGCATTATCCAGATGGAAAATATTTGATAACCTCAGGCGAAGTCTAACACCACCTGCCTTAATGTTACTTTTATTAGTAGGGTGGTTTGAAGTTCCCTTTGCCTGGTTTTGGACTTTCGTAGTTACTATTACTGTTTTACTCCCATTGATAACCGCGGCCGGATGGCAGTTGATTAACAAACCTGAAGATGTTACAGTCACCTCGCATTTTGTTGAGGTAGGAATTTCAGTACGGAATTTCTTAATCCGTTTCGTCTTCGATTTGGCAGTTCTTCCTTATGAAGCCTTTAAAAATATGGATGCAATTGTGCGCACAAACTGGAGGATGATCTTCACGCACAAAAAATTATTGCAATGGACGCCTTATGCTGCATCCGGCATTCGTAGTGACAATCTACAATCTTCTTACGAAGCTATGTGGATTACACCATCGTTATCCATTATTACTACAATACTTTTAGCTTACATAAATGCCAACGCCTTATATGTTGCGGCACCTATACTTTTATTGTGGCTTGGTGCACCGGCAATTGCATGGCGTTTGAGTAAAAAAGAAACAGAAAAAAAGCCGAACCTCTCCGAAGCTCAATATCTATTTCTTCATAAATCAGCACGAAGAACATGGTTCTTCTTTGAACAATTCGTCAATTTGGAATCTAATTGGTTACCCCCCGATAATTTCCAGGAACAACCCATCGCTGTAGTAGCGCATCGTACATCTCCCACTAATATGGGCCTCTCATTGCTGGCAAATCTAGCTGCATATGATTTTGGCTATATAAGTGGAAGCGAAATGTTGAAAAGATGTAACAGCACGATTTCAACAATGCTGAAGTTGGAGCGATACCGCGGACATTTTTATAACTGGTATGATACACTTTCGTTACTGCCGCTTCATCCGAAATACATATCTACGGTAGACAGTGGCAATCTCGTCGGACACCTTCTCACATTAAGACAAGGGTTATTATCACAAATCCATGAACCTGTTTTTTCTAATAGAAATTATGAAGGGTTAGTGGCCACCGTGAAAATCGCAGAGGATATTTCTCATGAACATGATGCAAAGCAAATAGAAAATATACTCGTTGTTTTAAACAGCATAATAGATGAAAAAAGTAATTCACTAAGCGTTGCAAAACAACATTTGAATGAACTGCTTTCTTTAACCAGCGAATTATCGCTGCTGTCGTCTAAAACGGAATCCGAATTGAAAAAATGGCCGCTGAAGCTATTGCAACAAGTAAAAGGTTTGCAATGCGATCTTTTTCAGATCATACCATGGATCCATTTATTACCTGTTCCTCAACACCTTTCAGAACTCCACGCACTGGATGAAATCCCCACGCTGAATGATTTGCGCGATCATCCGGAATTGCTTTTAAGATCAATTGATTTGTATTTGCAGGCTGAAAAGGATGCACAAACTATCGATTGGCTAACTCAAATGCATGAATGCATTTCAAATTCAATTACTATAGCTGATGAAAGAATTCGTTCATTGGTTCAATTAGCTGACCAATGCGAAGAATTAAGCGAAGTAGAATACGATTTCCTTTATGAAAAGTCAACCAATCTTTTAAGGATCGGTTATAATGTTGAAGAACAGAGAAAGGATAATAGTTATTATGACTTGCTGGCTTCTGAAGCAAGACTCGGAATTTTTGTGGCCATAGCACAGGGAAAATTACCACAGGACAGCTGGTTTGCATTAGGAAGGTTGTTAACCAATTCAGGAGGCGATCCAATTCTGCTCTCATGGAGCGGTTCTATGTTCGAATACCTTATGCCACAGTTAGTAATGCCTTCTTATGAAAACACCTTATTGTATCAAACCAATATGGCCACTGTAAAGCGGCAGATAGAATATGGTGCACAACGGGAAGTTCCCTGGGGCATTTCGGAATCCGGCTATAACACCGTGGATGCTAATCTGAATTACCAGTATCGTGCATTTGGCGTGCCGGGGCTTGGATTAAAACGAGGACTTGAAGAAGATCTGGTTATTGCTCCTTATGCCTCAATGCTGGCACTAATGGTTTCGCCGCAAAAAGCATGTAATAATTTGCAAACACAATTCAAACAAGGCTTCACTGGCGAATATGGTTTTTATGAAGCGATTGATTATACCCCAAGTCGCGTTCCAAGAGGAAGCACAAATAGTATTGTTCGCTCCTACATGGTACACCACCAGGGCATGAGTCTTCTTTCATTGGCATATTTATTACTCAATAAACCGATGCAGAAAAGGTTTGAATCAGAACTTCGCTTCAACGCAACCCTTTTGCTTTTACAGGAACGTATACCAAGAACAACGATTTTCTATGCGCATACTTCTGACATCATTGAAACAGGTATACCAGCAGCCGACGTACAGGTAAGAAGCATCGGTTCGCCGAATACAAAATTGCCCGAAATCCAACTTTTAAGCAATGGTCCTTACCAGGTAATGATAAGCAATTCAGGCGGGGGCTACAGTCGATGGAAAAATATGGCCGTTACACGTTGGCGTGAAGATGGAACCAAAGATGATCTCGGCATTTTCTGTTACATCAAAGATGTGAATAGTGGAAAATTCTGGTCCAATACACACCAACCAACTTTACAAGCCGCAAAAAGCTATGAAGCTATTTTCTCACAAGGTCACGTTGAATTTAGAAGAAGCGATTTTGGCATTCATACAAAGACAGAGATTGTTATTTCCCCGGAAGATGATACCGAATTAAGAAGGATAAGAATTACGAACGAAACACAATCGTTAAAAATATTAGAAGTAACAAGTTATGCAGAAGTGGTGATGGCTACACAGGCATCGGATGAAGCGCATCCTGCATTCAGCAACTTGTTTGTTCAGACCCGGATAGTTCGTGAACACAACACCATCTATTGCACGCGACGGCCACGTTCCGAAGAAGAAACTCCACCCTGGATGTTTCACCTTATGCATGTAAATGGAAGCGAGGTGGAAGATGTATCGTATGAAACAGATCGTATGCAATTTATCGGAAGAGGAAGGACCTTGCAACATCCACAGGCAATAGATGCTGTTCTTTCAGGTAAGGAAGGCTCAGTACTTGACCCGGTTATGTCTATTCGGTACCGCATTCTTATTAAACCCAATCAAACGGCAACAGTTGATCTCGTTTATGGCATTGCAGATAATAAAGAAGCCTGTGAAAATCTGATGTTCAAATACCAGGACCGTTTTTTAAAAAATCGTGCATTTGAACTTTCATGGACCCACAGCCAAGTGCTGCTGCGACAGATTAATGCAACAGAATCTGATGCGCAATTATACAACCGGTTGGCATCATCTGTTATTTATTCTAATTCAAATTTGCGTGCCGATGCTACGGTAATCCAAAATAATTATCGCGGACAATCGGGACTGTGGAGTCACTCTGTTTCCGGGGACCTGCCTATTGTATTGCTTCACGTTTATGAGCAGGAAAGTGTGGAGTTGGTAAAACAAATGGTACAGGCGCATGCTTACTGGAGATTAAAAGGTCTCTTTGTTGATCTCGTGATCTGGAATGAAGATTATGGCTCCTACCGGCAATTTTTACAGGACCAAATATTAGGTTTGATCACAGCCGAGGCTAATACGTCCGGGCAGCAAAGGGTGGGAAATATTTATGTAAAATCTGCAGATCAATTATCATCGGAAGACAGGTTGCTTTTTGAAAGCGTTGCCCGCATCATTATCTCTGATAACAAAGGCAGTTTATTGGAGCAGGTTACCAATCAAATCTCTGAAAAGCCGCTGCCTTCCTTGCTGGAAACAAAATTAATTTCTTTACCGGTACAACAACGTGCCATTTCATTACCCGATGATCTTCTATTCTTTAATGGAACTGGTGGCTTTACTAAAAATGGAAAAGAATACAAAATCATCATTGATAAAAATAACACCACTCCTGTGCCCTGGGTTAATGTGATTGCAAACCCCCAATTTGGATCAGTAGTGTCTGAAAATGGATCTGCATACACATGGGCCATTAATGCCCATGAATACCGCATCACTCCGTGGAGCAACGATCCGGTTAGTGATGCAGGGGGCGAGGCATTTTATTTACGGGATGAAGAAACAGGAACTTTCTGGTGCCCTTCACCTTTTCCTAAAAAAGGAGATTCGCCTTACATAATAACACATGGATTTGGCTATACTATTTTTGAACATATAGAGAGTGGTATTCATTCAGAGATGTCTGTATTTGTAGACAAAGACCTTCCCGTAAAGTTTGTTGTGTTGAAATTAAAAAACGAATCAGGTCGCGAGCGAAAACTTTCGGCAATGGGATTTCTTGAAATCATTCTTGGCGATGTTCGATCTAAAACCAATGTACATGTATTTTCGGAGCAGGATAAAAACACGGGTGCACTTTTGTTTCGTAACAGGTATAACCCGGCATTTTCGGAACGTATCAGTTATTTTAAAGTGGAAGGCGGTTACAATTTCAGCTACACTGCAGACCGTTCAGAATTTATTGGAAGGAACCGGAGACTCGATGATCCACAGGCTTTGTACAGGAAAAAACTTTCAGGGAGAACCGGAGCAGCTCTTGACCCCTGCGGGGCACTGTATGTAAAATTCGATTTATTGAACGGCGCTGAAAAGGAAATTATATTCCAGATCGGAAATGAAAAGAACATCCAGGAAGCAAATGCACTACTTCAAAAATTTGCCAACAGGGATGCGGTCATTCAATCTTTACAAAATGTAAAAGAGTATTGGCAGCAAATTATCGGTGCTGTACAAATAACAACTCAGGATGCATCGTTGAATGTATTAGCCAATGGATGGCTTATTTATCAAACCGTAGCATGCAGAATATTTGCCCGCAGCGGATTTTATCAATCAGGTGGGGCCTTCGGATTCAGGGACCAGTTGCAGGATGTGCTGGCTTTGCTGCACACGCAACCTGTCATGGCAAGAGAACAAATATTGTTAAGTGCGTCAAGGCAATTTGCCGAAGGTGACGTGCAACATTGGTGGCACCCCCCTGAAGGCAGGGGCGTTCGTACACGTTGTTCCGATGACTTGCTATGGCTTCCCTTTGTTGTGTCACGGTATCTTACTGTTACCGGTGATTTAGATATTTTACAAACGCAGATTGGCTTTCTCGACAGTCGCCCATTGAATGAAGGAGAAGATTCACTTTATGATTTGCCTGTGACATTGAATGCAACGGGCACTTTGTATGAACACTGTGTTCGTGCAATAAAATACAGCCATCGTTTTGGCGTACATGGTTTGCCATTGATTGGCGCAGGAGACTGGAACGATGGTATGGATCGTGTTGGGAATAAAGGCAAAGGAGAAAGTGTGTGGCTTGCATTTTTCTTCTACGACGTTCTTACAAAATTTATTTCTATTGCAACAACGAATGGAGATAATTTGTTTGCAGAGGCATGCAGAAAGGATGCAGCAATTCTTCAATCTAACATAGAAAAATCAGGGTGGGATGGTGAGTGGTATCGCCGTGCGTATTTTGATGATGGTACCCCGTTAGGTTCAAAAGAAAATGTTGAATGTCGAATAGATGCTATTGCCCAAAGCTGGTCTGTATTGTCTGGTGCAGGAAATGATGAAAGAAAAAAGATGGCAATGAATGCGCTCGACAAATTCCTGGTTAAAAGAGATCTGAAAATAATTCAATTACTCGAACCGTCGTTTGACGCCAATGGCCCTAACCCGGGTTATATACGGGGTTACGTACCTGGGGTAAGAGAGAATGGAGGCCAATACTCACATGCCGCTATCTGGGCTCTTATGGCTTTTGCAGCACAAAAGAACCATGAAAAAGTATGGGAATTATTCAGCATGATACAACCCATACAACATGCTTTAGACCAAAATGCAGTACAAGTGTACAAAGTGGAACCTTATGTGATGGTTGCTGATATTTATGCAAA
- a CDS encoding hybrid sensor histidine kinase/response regulator transcription factor, with translation MGVLICFGACTSEQKQRYYTIGFSQCVESDDWRKTMLQEMHRELAFQSNLHFIYRQADGNSQKQVMQSNELLRSGIDLLIISPNEGEPLTAVVEQAYLKGIPVIVVDRKVATPHYSAFISSDNYAIGKTAGEYAAHLLKGKGKIIEITGLPKSSPATERHNGFADAIKNYPSLQVVQQINGEWLPETAKNELSKIATRYPDVNLVFAQNDMMAQAAYEVFKDMVGIKPAIIGVDGLPSTGLKFVSEKTITATMLNPTGGEEIIRTAVKILNKEPFFKENLIQTTVIDSTNVRIMQLQVAKAASLQTQIERQEKMLENQTRIYNNQRAFVYVLVSSLFLSLLFGGLAFYSLQQYRKISRKLQLQNQEILEHQVQLKAANEAKVNFFTNISHEFRTPLTLILGPLEELMASNKNQYNTSQTLGLIRKNVMRLLRLMNQLMDFRKIEVNKMKLRASENDLIVFVSDIIQSYKSIAQKRNIDLRLITKEPLLSIWMDVTMLDKVIFNLLSNAFKFTKDNGYIHIYIDKSENSPHAEIRIEDNGVGMPKEAVEHAFDVFYQGEYENYMGSGLGLALCKNLIELHKGSITVASENMKGTTFKIHLPLGNAHLAKDEIVDSSQVAIHPFLYELEIIYTADLETEQPVKQEIETKQTNKEYTVLIIEDNADLRHFLTEKFITQYQILEADNGQTALQLAFDHIPDLILCDVMIPGKDGLALTRIIKTDFRTSHIPVVLLTAKTSIEQQIEGIKIWADAYVTKPFNTTFLDQTIKSLLASRARLKEHYTGEIPVALNTQVISKPDRKFISEFTALVESNLSNEDFNIDGICKNMGVSKVLLYKKVKTLLNMNVNDYILNTRLQKAKYLLKNESFTIAEIASKTGFASPAYFSTVFKSKNGITPKEFREK, from the coding sequence ATGGGTGTACTTATATGCTTTGGGGCCTGTACCAGTGAGCAAAAGCAGCGGTATTATACAATCGGGTTCTCCCAATGCGTTGAATCAGACGATTGGAGAAAAACCATGCTGCAGGAAATGCACCGCGAACTGGCTTTTCAGTCCAATTTACATTTCATTTACCGGCAAGCCGACGGTAACAGTCAAAAACAGGTAATGCAGTCGAACGAGTTGTTGCGGTCAGGAATCGATCTGTTGATTATTTCCCCAAACGAGGGCGAACCATTAACCGCTGTGGTAGAACAGGCTTATCTTAAAGGCATACCTGTGATAGTGGTTGACCGCAAAGTAGCTACGCCCCATTACTCCGCTTTTATAAGCAGCGACAATTATGCAATAGGCAAAACGGCCGGCGAATATGCAGCACATCTTCTCAAGGGAAAAGGAAAGATCATTGAAATTACCGGGCTACCTAAATCGTCGCCTGCCACAGAACGACACAACGGATTTGCCGATGCTATTAAAAACTATCCTTCGCTACAAGTGGTACAACAGATAAACGGCGAGTGGTTACCTGAAACGGCAAAAAATGAATTGTCGAAAATAGCAACCAGGTACCCGGATGTGAACCTCGTATTTGCCCAGAATGATATGATGGCACAGGCTGCCTACGAAGTATTTAAAGACATGGTGGGCATTAAGCCGGCTATCATTGGAGTGGATGGTTTGCCGAGTACCGGCTTGAAATTCGTTTCCGAAAAAACAATAACGGCCACCATGTTGAACCCAACAGGGGGTGAGGAAATTATCAGAACAGCCGTAAAGATCCTTAATAAGGAACCTTTTTTTAAAGAAAATCTTATCCAAACTACGGTAATCGATTCAACCAACGTGCGCATTATGCAATTGCAGGTTGCAAAAGCGGCCAGCTTGCAAACACAAATTGAGCGGCAGGAAAAAATGCTGGAAAATCAGACAAGGATCTATAACAACCAACGCGCTTTTGTATATGTACTGGTTTCATCGCTTTTTTTATCGCTTCTTTTTGGGGGGCTGGCGTTTTACTCGCTACAGCAATACCGGAAGATCAGTAGAAAGTTGCAGCTGCAAAACCAGGAGATCCTTGAACATCAGGTACAATTAAAAGCTGCCAATGAAGCAAAAGTTAACTTTTTCACTAATATTTCCCATGAATTCAGAACACCTTTAACCCTGATTCTTGGACCACTGGAAGAATTGATGGCCAGCAACAAAAACCAATACAATACCAGCCAAACCCTTGGTTTAATTAGAAAGAATGTGATGCGGCTATTGCGGCTGATGAATCAATTGATGGATTTTAGAAAGATAGAGGTGAATAAAATGAAATTAAGAGCCTCTGAAAACGATTTGATCGTTTTTGTTTCCGATATTATTCAATCGTATAAAAGCATTGCTCAAAAGAGAAATATTGATCTAAGATTGATCACGAAGGAACCACTATTGAGTATCTGGATGGATGTAACTATGCTCGATAAAGTTATTTTCAATTTGCTGTCAAATGCTTTCAAGTTTACCAAAGACAATGGTTATATACACATCTATATTGACAAAAGTGAAAATAGCCCCCATGCGGAGATCAGAATTGAAGATAATGGGGTGGGCATGCCGAAAGAAGCTGTAGAACACGCATTCGATGTATTTTACCAGGGCGAATATGAGAACTACATGGGATCGGGGCTTGGACTGGCGTTGTGCAAAAACCTGATCGAATTACATAAAGGTTCCATAACTGTAGCAAGTGAAAATATGAAGGGTACTACGTTCAAAATTCATCTTCCGCTGGGCAATGCACATCTTGCAAAAGATGAAATAGTGGATTCATCGCAAGTGGCAATCCACCCATTTTTATATGAACTTGAAATAATATATACTGCTGATCTTGAAACTGAACAACCTGTAAAGCAGGAAATAGAAACCAAACAAACAAACAAAGAATACACCGTTTTGATCATTGAAGACAATGCAGACCTCCGACATTTTCTAACGGAAAAATTTATTACGCAATACCAAATACTGGAAGCCGATAATGGTCAAACGGCTTTACAGCTGGCTTTCGATCATATTCCGGATCTTATCCTTTGCGATGTGATGATCCCGGGTAAAGATGGCCTGGCTTTAACCCGAATTATTAAAACTGATTTCCGTACCTCACATATCCCGGTTGTACTACTAACCGCCAAAACTTCTATAGAGCAGCAAATTGAAGGCATAAAGATTTGGGCAGACGCCTATGTTACCAAGCCATTCAATACTACATTCCTTGATCAAACAATAAAAAGCCTGCTCGCCAGCCGCGCACGATTGAAAGAACATTATACCGGTGAAATCCCTGTTGCTTTAAATACACAGGTAATAAGTAAACCAGATAGAAAATTCATCAGCGAATTTACGGCGTTGGTTGAAAGTAATTTGTCAAACGAAGATTTCAACATAGACGGTATTTGTAAGAACATGGGGGTTTCGAAGGTTCTGTTGTACAAGAAAGTGAAGACTTTATTGAATATGAATGTTAATGATTATATTTTAAACACGAGATTGCAGAAAGCAAAATATCTTTTAAAGAATGAATCCTTTACTATTGCAGAGATAGCATCCAAAACAGGGTTTGCCTCTCCGGCTTATTTCTCAACCGTTTTTAAATCAAAAAACGGGATTACACCGAAAGAATTCAGAGAGAAGTAA